Proteins co-encoded in one Campylobacter ornithocola genomic window:
- the fliR gene encoding flagellar biosynthetic protein FliR — protein MEFVKYLGDENVVIFMLLFARMSGLIVFFPFFSHNSIPLVVKTTLALFLTMFLYPLAKLEGNTPDSFFILYLLSEVLFGMIAGLVLQMIFAILQMAGEQISFTMGFSMASVMDPTTGTNTPVISQVLNLLALLVFLTFDGHHLVLLFVSNSLEYISLGGFYPHENLMLYLNKAMVNIFVLGFSMAFPVLAISLLSDVIFGMLMKTMPQFNLLVVGYPIKIFLSFAVLIAILLIMMQYFKNLIMKSFEYMELLFFNI, from the coding sequence ATGGAATTTGTTAAATATTTAGGTGATGAAAATGTAGTTATCTTCATGCTTTTATTTGCTAGAATGAGTGGTTTGATTGTATTTTTTCCTTTTTTTTCTCACAATAGCATACCTTTAGTGGTAAAAACAACCTTAGCTTTATTTTTAACAATGTTTTTATATCCTTTAGCAAAGCTTGAGGGCAATACACCTGATTCATTTTTTATTTTATATCTTTTAAGTGAAGTGCTTTTTGGTATGATAGCAGGGTTAGTTTTGCAAATGATTTTTGCCATTTTGCAAATGGCAGGTGAGCAGATTTCTTTTACTATGGGGTTTTCTATGGCTAGTGTCATGGATCCTACGACTGGTACAAACACCCCTGTAATTTCACAAGTTTTAAATTTATTAGCTTTACTTGTATTTTTAACATTTGATGGACATCATCTAGTTTTGCTTTTTGTATCCAACTCATTAGAATATATTAGTTTAGGTGGATTTTATCCACATGAAAATTTAATGCTTTATTTAAATAAGGCCATGGTAAATATTTTTGTGTTAGGTTTTTCTATGGCTTTTCCGGTTTTGGCTATATCTTTACTATCAGATGTGATTTTTGGTATGCTAATGAAAACTATGCCTCAGTTTAATCTTTTAGTGGTGGGGTATCCTATTAAGATATTTTTATCTTTTGCAGTACTTATTGCTATTTTACTTATTATGATGCAGTATTTTAAAAATTTAATAATGAAAAGTTTTGAGTATATGGAATTGTTATTTTTTAATATATAA
- a CDS encoding ABC transporter ATP-binding protein yields MELLKAENLSHSFDISLFKNLNFTVNTKDCIAICGSSGCGKSTLLHILSTLLKPQSGKVFYNNQDLYSLDDNALLEIRRKDFGIIFQMHYLFKGFLTFENIELASVLSEQSINYELLKKLDIADLMNQKITKLSGGQQQRVSIARVLSKKPKIIFADEATGNLDFKNALNVMDILIDYIKENNAALIFVTHDQELAKKCDEVFYLNNHGIC; encoded by the coding sequence ATGGAACTTTTAAAAGCGGAAAATTTAAGCCATAGTTTTGATATTTCGCTTTTTAAAAATTTAAATTTTACTGTAAATACAAAAGATTGTATTGCGATATGTGGAAGTAGTGGATGTGGTAAATCCACTCTTTTGCATATTTTATCTACCTTGTTAAAACCTCAATCAGGAAAAGTTTTTTATAACAATCAAGACTTATATAGTTTAGATGATAATGCTTTACTAGAAATTCGTAGAAAAGATTTTGGAATTATTTTTCAAATGCATTATTTATTTAAAGGATTTTTGACTTTTGAAAATATAGAGCTTGCTAGTGTTTTGAGTGAGCAAAGTATTAATTATGAATTATTAAAAAAACTTGATATTGCAGATTTAATGAATCAAAAAATCACAAAGCTAAGTGGCGGACAGCAACAAAGAGTAAGTATCGCTAGGGTTTTAAGCAAGAAGCCAAAGATTATTTTTGCTGATGAAGCTACCGGAAATTTAGATTTTAAAAATGCTTTAAATGTAATGGATATTTTGATTGATTATATTAAAGAAAACAATGCAGCTTTGATTTTTGTTACACATGATCAAGAACTTGCCAAAAAATGCGATGAGGTATTTTATTTAAATAATCATGGAATTTGTTAA
- the tsf gene encoding translation elongation factor Ts: MAEITAQMVKELRESTGAGMMDCKNALKDTDGDFEKAVQLLREKGLGKADKKADRLAAEGLVSVKVSDDFKCATVSEINSETDFVAKNEQFIALTKDTTAHIQAKSLQNVEELHSSEINGVKFEEYLKSQIATIGENLVVRRFATLKAGTNGIVNGYIHTNGRVGVVIAAACDSEATANKCGDFLKHICMHIAAMKPSYLSYEELDMDFVENEYKALVAELEKENEERRRLKDPNKPEHKIPKYASRKQLTQEVIQVAEEAIKAELQAQGKPEKIWPNIIPGKLNSFIADNSQLDSRLTLMGQFYVMDDKKTIEQVIADKEKELGGTIKIVEFIRFEVGEGLEKKTEDFAAEVAAQIG, translated from the coding sequence ATGGCTGAAATCACTGCACAAATGGTAAAAGAACTGCGCGAAAGTACTGGCGCAGGTATGATGGATTGCAAAAATGCTTTAAAAGACACAGATGGTGATTTTGAAAAAGCAGTACAGCTTTTGAGAGAAAAAGGGCTTGGAAAAGCTGATAAAAAAGCTGATCGTTTGGCTGCTGAAGGTTTGGTAAGTGTAAAAGTAAGTGATGATTTTAAATGTGCAACTGTTAGTGAAATTAACTCAGAAACAGATTTTGTTGCTAAAAATGAACAATTTATTGCTTTAACAAAAGATACAACAGCACATATTCAAGCTAAAAGTCTACAAAACGTTGAAGAATTACATTCAAGTGAGATCAATGGCGTTAAATTTGAAGAGTATTTAAAAAGTCAAATTGCAACTATTGGTGAAAATCTAGTTGTAAGAAGATTTGCTACTTTAAAAGCAGGTACTAATGGTATAGTAAATGGTTATATTCATACTAATGGTCGTGTAGGAGTAGTTATTGCTGCAGCTTGTGATAGCGAAGCTACGGCTAATAAATGTGGAGATTTTTTAAAGCATATTTGTATGCATATTGCTGCAATGAAGCCAAGTTATTTATCTTATGAAGAACTTGATATGGATTTTGTAGAAAATGAATACAAAGCTTTGGTTGCTGAATTAGAAAAGGAAAATGAAGAAAGAAGAAGACTAAAAGATCCTAATAAACCAGAGCATAAAATTCCAAAATATGCAAGTAGAAAACAATTAACTCAAGAGGTAATTCAAGTAGCTGAAGAGGCTATTAAAGCTGAGCTTCAAGCACAAGGTAAACCAGAAAAAATTTGGCCTAATATTATTCCAGGTAAATTAAATAGTTTTATCGCAGATAATTCTCAACTTGATAGTAGACTTACTTTAATGGGTCAATTTTATGTAATGGATGATAAAAAAACTATCGAGCAAGTAATTGCTGATAAAGAAAAAGAGCTAGGTGGAACTATCAAAATAGTGGAATTTATTCGTTTTGAAGTAGGCGAAGGTCTAGAAAAGAAAACCGAAGATTTTGCTGCTGAAGTTGCTGCACAAATTGGTTAA
- the rpsB gene encoding 30S ribosomal protein S2 → MVSMRDLLECGVHFGHQTRRWNPKMKKFIFGERKGIYVIDLQKTLRYFRYTYNIVRDAAAEGKTILFVGTKKQAGGAIKEYAEKCGMPYVNHRWLGGMMTNFGTIRQSIRKLEVIEKMEEDGSIKLLTKKEALMLTRKKEKLLAYLGGIRYMKTQPDMIFVIDTVKEKIAVQEANRLKIPVVAPLDTNCDPDLVDFPIPGNDDAIRSVQLFCQEMAEAINEGKALREQDGEISEEQPVSEEEKKEVLEEAMSEEDFEGDKE, encoded by the coding sequence ATGGTAAGCATGAGAGATTTATTAGAGTGTGGTGTACACTTTGGACACCAAACAAGAAGATGGAATCCAAAAATGAAAAAATTTATTTTTGGAGAAAGAAAAGGTATTTATGTAATTGATTTACAAAAAACACTTAGATATTTTAGATATACATATAATATCGTTCGCGACGCTGCAGCAGAAGGTAAAACAATTTTATTTGTTGGTACTAAAAAACAAGCTGGTGGAGCGATTAAAGAATATGCTGAAAAATGTGGTATGCCTTATGTAAATCACAGATGGCTTGGTGGTATGATGACTAACTTTGGAACAATCCGTCAATCTATTAGAAAATTAGAAGTTATAGAAAAAATGGAAGAAGATGGCAGTATCAAGCTTTTGACTAAAAAAGAAGCATTAATGCTTACTAGAAAAAAAGAAAAATTGCTAGCATATCTTGGCGGTATTAGATATATGAAAACTCAACCTGATATGATTTTTGTTATTGATACTGTTAAAGAAAAAATTGCAGTACAAGAAGCTAATAGATTAAAAATTCCTGTGGTTGCTCCATTAGATACAAATTGTGATCCTGATTTGGTTGATTTTCCAATTCCAGGAAATGATGATGCGATTCGCTCAGTCCAACTTTTTTGTCAAGAAATGGCTGAGGCAATCAATGAGGGTAAAGCTTTAAGGGAGCAAGATGGTGAGATTAGCGAAGAGCAACCAGTTTCTGAAGAAGAAAAAAAAGAAGTTTTGGAAGAAGCTATGAGTGAAGAAGATTTTGAAGGAGATAAAGAGTAA
- the gmk gene encoding guanylate kinase, whose product MSGQILIISGPSGAGKSTLLQRLFKEKDNIYFSISSTTRAPRENEKNGVDYFFISEEEFKQGIEKGEFLEWALVHKNYYGTSLIPVKKALQEGRSVIFDIDVQGFCIAKEKMSDYITSVFITTKDKKELEKRLLKRNTDKIEDISKRLENASDEMAYLDRYDFLIINDDLEKSYRQLEAVFEASKLKSTKHDLKQIQIQWNKGE is encoded by the coding sequence TTGAGTGGTCAAATTTTAATTATCTCAGGGCCAAGTGGAGCAGGAAAAAGCACTTTACTCCAAAGGCTTTTTAAAGAAAAAGATAATATTTATTTTTCTATTTCAAGTACAACAAGAGCTCCAAGAGAAAATGAAAAAAATGGAGTAGATTATTTTTTTATCAGCGAAGAAGAATTTAAACAAGGTATAGAAAAGGGTGAATTTTTAGAATGGGCTTTGGTACATAAAAATTATTATGGTACCTCTTTAATACCTGTAAAAAAAGCATTGCAAGAGGGTAGAAGTGTTATTTTTGATATTGATGTACAAGGTTTTTGTATAGCTAAAGAAAAAATGTCAGATTACATTACTTCTGTATTTATTACAACTAAAGATAAAAAAGAACTTGAAAAAAGATTACTTAAGCGAAATACTGATAAAATAGAAGATATTAGCAAAAGATTAGAAAATGCTAGTGATGAAATGGCTTATTTAGATCGATATGATTTTTTAATCATAAATGATGATCTTGAAAAAAGCTATAGGCAATTAGAAGCAGTTTTTGAGGCTTCGAAATTAAAAAGCACAAAACATGATTTAAAACAAATTCAAATTCAATGGAATAAAGGAGAATAA
- a CDS encoding DedA family protein — MLADIIDFLLTLAKDWGYWGIIFLMFIESSFFPFPSEVVMIPAGYLAHQNELNFWLCLLCGTFGALLGALLNYYLCYFLGRNVVLKICKYFGVNEIKFTQFEAFFNKHGEISTFSGRLIPGLRQYISLPAGLARMNLKKFIFYTSLGAGIWCLILLILGYVLGKNEDLIKEYLHLIVIACIIFTGVILAIYIYIQKRKRHASN, encoded by the coding sequence ATGCTTGCTGATATTATTGACTTTTTACTTACTCTTGCTAAAGATTGGGGTTATTGGGGGATTATTTTTCTTATGTTTATTGAAAGTTCCTTTTTTCCTTTTCCTAGTGAAGTGGTAATGATACCTGCTGGATATTTGGCTCATCAAAATGAGCTTAACTTTTGGTTGTGTTTACTTTGTGGGACTTTCGGAGCTCTTTTGGGGGCTTTGCTTAATTATTATTTGTGTTATTTTTTAGGACGTAATGTTGTTTTAAAAATATGCAAATACTTTGGAGTTAATGAAATAAAATTTACTCAATTTGAAGCGTTTTTTAACAAACATGGAGAAATCTCTACTTTTAGCGGAAGATTAATCCCTGGTTTACGTCAATACATTTCCCTACCTGCTGGACTTGCGAGAATGAATCTAAAAAAATTTATATTTTATACTAGCTTAGGAGCTGGTATTTGGTGTTTGATTTTACTTATACTGGGCTATGTTTTAGGAAAAAATGAAGATTTAATTAAAGAATATCTACATTTAATTGTTATTGCTTGTATTATTTTTACTGGGGTGATTTTAGCTATTTATATCTATATACAAAAAAGGAAAAGACATGCTTCAAACTAA
- a CDS encoding DUF2920 family protein, producing MLQTKFFQIPSFDDIELNIQRQSLLNFRIDYDDEKEVKAIVFLLPGLGSDINDTYQNKLIYRVLENHDVICVSVNYFCVHCRPQNGAKLILDEFDKNIIATICNTCQIDINNKYFNSHKDVLKFLDAEITELKSKNKLPKDKLIDVSLTCEPPNEEYQNFGIMQALDCLQVLSYIKTNHNLFTSKNTGGGDLTQLPTILVGSSHGGYVSHLMAKLMPWEIDGVIDNSSYAKAFLPLIGFTKEINFIKYSEAFDINSRFANLKLNFFTKTHFTSNPSSPRYFSKAHYRIRNILDEEHLQIQAQYPRPIYRSYHSVYDTRIAPPEDKIQLYELLKKLGFDAHLTIIKNKDQIDGKFIKNLEHGMGMSLKTLINKELPTMLEKISKQKKKTNVKKITYPSENLIYTFQKSEYDFPQFFLKSF from the coding sequence ATGCTTCAAACTAAATTTTTCCAAATTCCATCTTTTGATGATATAGAACTTAACATCCAAAGACAATCTTTATTAAATTTTAGAATCGATTATGATGATGAAAAAGAGGTTAAAGCTATAGTTTTTCTTTTACCCGGCTTAGGTAGCGATATCAACGATACATATCAAAACAAACTTATTTATAGAGTTTTAGAAAACCACGATGTAATTTGTGTAAGTGTAAATTATTTTTGCGTACATTGTAGGCCACAAAATGGTGCTAAATTAATATTAGATGAATTTGATAAAAACATCATCGCTACTATTTGCAATACTTGTCAAATAGATATTAATAATAAATATTTCAATAGTCATAAAGATGTTTTAAAATTCTTAGATGCGGAAATTACAGAATTAAAATCAAAAAATAAACTCCCAAAAGATAAACTCATAGATGTATCCTTAACCTGCGAACCACCAAATGAAGAATATCAAAATTTTGGTATTATGCAAGCGCTAGATTGCTTACAAGTTTTATCTTATATTAAAACAAATCATAATCTTTTTACTTCTAAAAATACAGGGGGGGGGGATCTTACTCAACTTCCTACCATTCTCGTTGGAAGCTCACATGGTGGATATGTATCACATCTAATGGCAAAATTAATGCCGTGGGAAATTGATGGGGTTATAGACAACTCATCTTATGCTAAAGCCTTCTTACCCCTAATTGGTTTTACAAAGGAAATAAATTTTATAAAATACTCTGAAGCTTTTGATATAAATTCAAGATTTGCAAATTTAAAACTTAACTTTTTCACTAAAACACATTTTACAAGCAATCCTAGTTCTCCACGATACTTTTCAAAAGCACACTATAGAATTCGTAATATTTTAGATGAAGAACACTTGCAAATTCAAGCACAATACCCAAGACCTATATACAGATCTTATCATAGTGTATATGATACAAGAATAGCTCCGCCAGAAGATAAAATTCAACTTTATGAATTACTAAAAAAACTTGGTTTTGATGCCCATTTAACAATAATTAAAAACAAAGATCAAATTGATGGAAAATTTATTAAAAATTTAGAGCATGGTATGGGTATGTCTTTAAAAACTTTAATCAATAAAGAACTACCTACAATGTTAGAAAAAATTTCTAAACAGAAGAAAAAAACAAATGTTAAAAAAATCACTTATCCAAGTGAAAATTTAATCTATACTTTTCAAAAAAGTGAGTACGACTTTCCACAATTTTTTCTAAAATCTTTTTAA
- a CDS encoding c-type cytochrome — translation MRELKIFFVVVFFTGLVYWGVEPYAHSVMNPPSTPVNFDFAKADAEFTKGEVALKEKAAMDANISGSEKAIANAQKALDLAKSQEEATKQLWEKIAKIDFSKGNVQKGKELFEGNCIACHGVKAAGIPATITDSSLGVTPPDLSDAGAIYDEKFLTALIIDPVKALQISHKFNDENPFLMPAYPLSGDEAQDNQDLADLIAFFKNTANEYEKEFEAKLKADLDEKYAKNQELSEQAKTALIAKEFDFAKSKHTFENACGRCHDVKYDGFVSSSNMSDLKNYLGMTPPDLSMMIRSKGASYLEIFINEPQKKIHGTAMPRVGLNEKAQTQVISYLEKVGDSKKEEREQTGIYIMIFFAILSIFAIGWKRSVWSKLH, via the coding sequence ATGAGAGAATTAAAAATATTTTTTGTAGTTGTCTTTTTCACAGGTTTAGTTTATTGGGGAGTTGAGCCTTATGCACATTCAGTGATGAATCCTCCTTCAACTCCGGTTAATTTTGACTTTGCAAAAGCTGATGCGGAATTTACCAAAGGTGAAGTTGCTTTAAAAGAAAAAGCAGCGATGGATGCTAATATTTCAGGAAGTGAAAAAGCTATAGCTAATGCTCAAAAAGCATTAGATCTCGCCAAAAGTCAAGAAGAAGCTACTAAACAATTGTGGGAAAAAATCGCAAAAATTGATTTTAGTAAAGGTAATGTGCAAAAAGGTAAAGAATTATTTGAAGGAAATTGTATTGCATGCCATGGTGTAAAAGCTGCTGGAATCCCTGCTACTATCACAGATTCTTCTTTAGGTGTAACGCCTCCTGATTTGAGTGATGCAGGTGCTATTTATGATGAGAAATTTTTAACGGCATTAATTATTGATCCGGTTAAAGCTTTGCAAATTTCACATAAATTTAATGATGAAAATCCATTCTTGATGCCTGCTTATCCTTTAAGTGGTGACGAAGCACAAGATAATCAAGATTTGGCAGATTTAATTGCGTTCTTTAAAAACACAGCTAATGAGTATGAAAAAGAATTTGAAGCTAAATTAAAAGCAGACTTGGATGAAAAATATGCTAAAAATCAAGAACTTTCAGAACAAGCAAAAACAGCTTTAATTGCAAAAGAATTTGATTTTGCTAAAAGTAAACATACATTTGAAAATGCTTGTGGAAGATGCCATGATGTAAAATATGATGGTTTTGTTTCAAGTTCAAACATGAGTGATTTAAAAAATTATCTTGGTATGACCCCTCCAGATTTATCAATGATGATTCGTTCTAAGGGTGCAAGTTATCTTGAAATTTTTATCAATGAGCCTCAAAAGAAAATTCATGGCACAGCTATGCCAAGAGTTGGTCTAAATGAAAAAGCACAAACTCAAGTTATTAGTTATCTTGAAAAAGTTGGTGATAGCAAAAAAGAAGAAAGAGAACAAACAGGAATTTATATCATGATATTCTTTGCCATCTTAAGTATTTTTGCCATAGGTTGGAAAAGATCGGTTTGGTCTAAACTACACTAA
- a CDS encoding threonine/serine ThrE exporter family protein, with protein sequence MEKPSIQNLTNFLIEYISVFLSAGTYTARVAKCVGRIANAYGYEINMNFFFHHTTLNIFDKEDSSIQRTYIIPNKHNHVNFKLILELSALSWQIHDHKYNLEEAKLSLFKLTQIKKAPFLANLFFASVANSAFCKLFGGDFYGCLFVFLATLVGFSLRILLTRIKIDLRIQYILCSFLSSFIVFFGVDLKLIQEANVALGSSILYLIPGVYFINSIIDILKDHILMGLSRIISVVILVCCIAIGIYTTLSINDFGILR encoded by the coding sequence ATGGAAAAACCATCAATTCAAAATTTAACAAATTTTTTAATCGAATACATTAGTGTTTTTCTAAGTGCTGGAACTTACACAGCTAGAGTTGCAAAATGCGTTGGGAGAATAGCTAATGCATACGGTTATGAAATAAATATGAATTTTTTCTTTCATCATACTACGCTAAATATTTTTGATAAAGAAGATAGCTCTATACAAAGAACCTATATCATACCTAATAAGCACAATCATGTTAATTTCAAATTAATTTTAGAACTTAGTGCATTAAGTTGGCAAATTCACGATCATAAGTATAATTTAGAAGAAGCTAAACTTTCTCTTTTTAAACTTACACAAATTAAAAAGGCTCCTTTTTTGGCTAATTTATTTTTTGCTTCCGTGGCAAATTCAGCATTTTGTAAACTTTTTGGTGGAGATTTTTATGGATGCTTATTTGTGTTTTTAGCAACTTTAGTGGGTTTTAGCTTGAGAATTTTACTCACTAGAATAAAAATTGACTTAAGAATTCAATATATTCTTTGTTCATTTTTATCTTCTTTTATTGTATTTTTTGGAGTAGATTTAAAACTCATTCAAGAAGCAAATGTTGCCTTAGGTTCTAGTATATTATACTTAATACCTGGAGTTTATTTTATAAATTCCATTATTGATATTTTAAAAGATCATATACTCATGGGACTTAGTCGTATTATTAGTGTAGTAATATTAGTATGCTGTATTGCTATTGGAATTTACACCACTCTAAGTATCAACGATTTTGGGATTTTGAGATGA
- the argS gene encoding arginine--tRNA ligase, translating into MKTLVYKEIKEKLGKDFILENPKNKNLAHFATPLAFSLAKELKQNPMIIANDIVVKLKDCECFESVEALNGYVNFKLSRNFLNSLATKALKNSENFAKDNKKEQSFLLEYVSANPTGPLHIGHARGAIFGDTLARVARHLGYKFDTEYYVNDAGNQIYLLGLSILLAVKEHCLKEQVRYPDEYYKGEYIIDIAKEAFGEFEKDFFIEKNIPQLAIWAKDKMLKIIKQNLADAKIFIDVYVSETNYYNELENTLKALKEHGGIYEQEGKIWLASSAKGDEKDRVIIKDDGKGTYLAADIVYHKDKMSRGYDKCINIWGADHHGYIARMKAAMEFLGHDSQNLEIILAQMVSLLKNGEPYKMSKRAGNFILMGDVLEELGSDVLRYIFISKKCDTHLEFDVDEFKKEDSSNPVYYINYAHARIHQVFAKAGKSVDNVMYAKFENLNEDGMNLLFESLNLKAVLNDAFESRALQKIPDYLKNLASLFHKFYNENKVVGSSNEDELLKLFAVCALSIKTAFALMGIEAKNKMNHD; encoded by the coding sequence TTGAAAACTTTAGTTTACAAAGAAATTAAAGAAAAACTAGGAAAAGATTTTATCTTAGAAAACCCTAAAAATAAAAATTTGGCACATTTTGCTACACCTTTGGCTTTTTCATTGGCTAAAGAATTAAAGCAAAATCCCATGATAATCGCTAACGATATTGTTGTTAAGTTAAAAGATTGCGAATGTTTTGAAAGTGTAGAAGCTTTAAATGGTTATGTAAATTTTAAACTTTCAAGAAATTTTCTGAATTCTTTAGCAACAAAAGCTTTAAAAAATAGTGAAAATTTTGCAAAGGATAACAAAAAAGAGCAGAGTTTTTTACTTGAATATGTTAGTGCAAATCCAACTGGGCCTTTGCATATAGGACATGCTAGAGGTGCTATTTTTGGAGATACTTTAGCTAGAGTAGCTAGACACTTAGGATATAAATTTGATACAGAATATTATGTCAATGATGCAGGTAATCAAATTTATCTTTTAGGTCTTTCTATATTACTTGCGGTAAAAGAACATTGTTTAAAGGAGCAAGTTAGATACCCTGATGAATATTACAAGGGGGAATATATTATAGATATAGCAAAAGAAGCCTTTGGTGAATTTGAAAAAGATTTTTTTATAGAAAAAAATATCCCACAATTGGCTATTTGGGCTAAGGATAAGATGTTAAAAATCATCAAACAGAATTTGGCTGATGCTAAGATATTTATTGATGTTTATGTGAGTGAAACAAACTATTATAATGAATTAGAAAATACTTTAAAAGCCTTAAAAGAGCATGGTGGAATTTACGAGCAAGAAGGTAAAATTTGGCTTGCATCAAGTGCTAAGGGAGATGAAAAAGATCGTGTGATCATTAAAGATGATGGTAAAGGAACTTACTTAGCTGCTGATATAGTTTATCATAAAGATAAAATGAGCCGTGGTTATGATAAGTGTATCAATATATGGGGAGCTGATCATCATGGCTATATAGCTAGAATGAAAGCTGCTATGGAATTTTTAGGTCATGATAGTCAAAATCTTGAAATTATTTTAGCACAAATGGTTTCACTTTTAAAAAATGGTGAACCTTATAAGATGAGCAAAAGAGCAGGAAATTTTATCTTAATGGGTGATGTTTTAGAAGAGCTTGGTAGTGATGTATTAAGATATATTTTTATTAGTAAAAAATGTGATACGCATTTAGAATTTGATGTGGATGAATTTAAAAAAGAAGATAGTTCTAATCCTGTATATTATATTAACTATGCTCATGCAAGAATTCATCAAGTATTCGCTAAAGCAGGTAAGAGTGTAGATAATGTTATGTATGCTAAGTTTGAAAATCTAAATGAAGATGGCATGAATCTTTTATTTGAAAGTTTAAATTTAAAAGCAGTGCTTAATGATGCGTTTGAGTCAAGGGCTTTACAGAAAATTCCTGATTATTTGAAAAATTTGGCCTCATTATTTCATAAATTTTACAATGAAAATAAAGTTGTTGGCTCAAGCAATGAAGATGAACTTTTAAAACTTTTTGCCGTATGTGCCTTAAGTATTAAAACGGCTTTTGCTCTTATGGGAATAGAAGCGAAAAATAAAATGAATCACGATTAA
- a CDS encoding twin-arginine translocase TatA/TatE family subunit, producing the protein MHMPSGTQWLIILLIVVLLFGAKKIPELAKGLGKGIKTFKDEMNTEDDKKIVQDDAQKIEKINEKDVLAKENNEEVKKA; encoded by the coding sequence ATGCATATGCCAAGCGGAACTCAATGGTTGATTATATTACTTATTGTAGTGTTACTTTTTGGTGCAAAAAAAATTCCAGAACTTGCGAAAGGTTTAGGAAAAGGTATTAAAACTTTTAAAGATGAAATGAATACCGAAGATGATAAAAAAATTGTTCAAGATGATGCACAAAAAATCGAAAAAATCAATGAAAAAGATGTTCTTGCAAAAGAAAATAACGAAGAAGTAAAAAAAGCTTAA
- a CDS encoding threonine/serine exporter family protein, translating into MIDYYSILWDMFFAALTGFGFAYVCNPPFKTLILSAILAAIAHSLRFTLMAYFGFQTLAIATFIASFSIGCLGLFLAKIFKTPAEIIAFPALIPMIPGIYAYKSILYLISFIRSENISEKTNFLILFFDHFFTTLSVTLALAVGVSVTLLLFFEQSFMMTRSIKKNKNHD; encoded by the coding sequence ATGATTGATTATTATTCTATACTTTGGGATATGTTTTTTGCGGCTCTAACAGGCTTTGGTTTTGCCTATGTGTGCAACCCACCTTTTAAAACTCTTATACTTTCAGCTATTTTAGCAGCTATAGCTCATAGTTTGCGCTTTACACTAATGGCTTATTTTGGTTTTCAAACCCTAGCTATTGCCACATTCATAGCTTCATTTAGTATTGGCTGTCTTGGCTTATTTTTAGCTAAAATTTTTAAAACACCTGCTGAAATTATCGCATTTCCTGCTCTTATTCCCATGATACCTGGAATTTATGCCTACAAATCCATATTATATTTAATCTCTTTTATACGTTCAGAGAATATTAGCGAAAAAACTAATTTTTTGATCTTATTTTTTGACCATTTCTTTACCACGCTTTCAGTAACACTAGCTTTAGCAGTAGGAGTAAGTGTAACCTTGCTTTTATTTTTTGAGCAAAGTTTTATGATGACAAGAAGTATTAAAAAGAATAAAAATCACGATTAA